The DNA window CTGGTACCCCGGGTCGGGGATCACCGTCATGTCGCCCGGCTCCAGGAAGGCGAACGGCAGGTGGAAGATCCCCTCCTTGGAGCCGATCAGCGGCAGCACCTGCTTCATGGGATCGACCTCCACCCCGAAGCGCGAACCCATCCACCGCGCGATCTCTTCCCGGAACTCCACCAGCCCCAGCTGAAACGGGTAGCGCGAGTTGGACGGGTCCTGCGCGGCGCCGCGCAGCGCCTCGACGGCGGCGGGGGGCGGCGGCAGGTCGGCGTCGCCGGTGCCCAGGTCGATCACGTCCACGCCGCGGGACTTGAGGTCGCGCTTGATGGCGGGAACGTCGGAGAGCGGGTACGGCGGAAGGCTCCTGAAGCGAGCCGCGAGTTCGGGCATTCGGGTTTCCGGTGCGGTCAGGCGTGAGTGGGTGTCGATGCGTCGGCGGCCGGGCGGTCCAGCAGCATCCGGGCGGCCAGGATCACCCCGCCGATGGTGATGGAGATGTCGGCGAAATTGAAGATGTACGGAAAGAAGTGGACGTAGATGAAGTCCGTCACTCCCCCGTTCACCAGCCGGTCGCCCAGGTTGCCCAGCGCGCCGGCGATCTGCTGCCAGCGGTCGCGCGTGTCCCACATCATCCACACGGCCACGCCGATGCCCACCAGCGTCAGCAGCGCGATCAGGGGAAGGCGGACGGCCTCGGGCAGGTTCTTGAAAAATCCCCAGGAGATGCCGGGGTTCATCGTGTGCATGAAGCTCAGCAGGCCCTCGATCAGGGGCCGCCGGTCGTACAACGGAAGCCGCTGCTGCACGATGGCCTTGGTGATCCAGTCGATGGCGATGATGGCGGCGATGACGAGGGCCAGCCAGCGGCTGCGGGAAAGCTTGATCATGGGGCCTGCACGGGGTTGCGGAGAATGCCGACGCCGGGGATTTCCACCTCGACCACGTCGCCCGGGTTCAGGGGCGACACGCCGGCCGGGGTGCCGGTGGCGATCAGGTCGCCGGGCTCCAGTGTCATGACCCCGGAAACGTACTCGATGAGGGTGGGGATGCTGAAGGCCATGTCCCCCACGCGGCCGTGCTGGCGCACCTCGCCGTTCACGCGGCAGATCACCTCCAGCCCGTCGCGGTCCACGCGGTCCAGGGGCACCATCGTCCCCGTGGGGCAGAAGGTGTCGAACCCCTTGGCCCGCGCCCACTGGCCGTCCGGCTTCTGCAGGTCGCGCGCGGTCACGTCGTTCAGCGGCACGATG is part of the Longimicrobium sp. genome and encodes:
- the lspA gene encoding signal peptidase II, with product MIKLSRSRWLALVIAAIIAIDWITKAIVQQRLPLYDRRPLIEGLLSFMHTMNPGISWGFFKNLPEAVRLPLIALLTLVGIGVAVWMMWDTRDRWQQIAGALGNLGDRLVNGGVTDFIYVHFFPYIFNFADISITIGGVILAARMLLDRPAADASTPTHA
- a CDS encoding fumarylacetoacetate hydrolase family protein — its product is MTRPSKIVCVGRNYMEHARELGNDVPERPLLFFKPPSAIIADGEAIVLPAASKQVEHEGEIGVVIGRRAKDVAAADAWSYVEGIVPLNDVTARDLQKPDGQWARAKGFDTFCPTGTMVPLDRVDRDGLEVICRVNGEVRQHGRVGDMAFSIPTLIEYVSGVMTLEPGDLIATGTPAGVSPLNPGDVVEVEIPGVGILRNPVQAP